In the Nicotiana tabacum cultivar K326 chromosome 16, ASM71507v2, whole genome shotgun sequence genome, one interval contains:
- the LOC142170804 gene encoding uncharacterized protein LOC142170804 translates to MSLQNKGLWVLKDNGPLTDGEMGGETSLRIEQKRAHQFFMDASEGELFSNKKQALQSVSDKPISTPASLNFSFWGNAFNSQSAPLHSSDRSRAPEPLGTFSFGDTNVFSSGNENVTTERNRFMNLLQNNSTVSLSMSYAGEDPVYQNAGTREARVNLANEYTSGYPFSLRNSSNIGEDSINATAVGLTYSAGIGNVISMGHDFAEGEQTATPIGNTVNKVNGNRMLMGHQYGRGDCSLYLMDQSFDKGNGYYRTANQPFMENGNFTPIPSYGKVHENFISMFPSYSKANENFMPVGLTGNAEIGVAFRCPTPDKVVEAVISTGTCSKENSSFISMSKGERATISFGEIQQEHGGNNPSDKVISSYDMLISESSLEASESLTERSTVEHSADQIEIVAPETTVRTENMSKQKAQKTPKSSPNNFPSNVKSLLSTGMLDGVPVKYVSWSREKTVRGIIKGTGYLCGCNDCKLSKNLNAFEFERHAACKTKHPNNHIYFENGKTIYAVVQELKNTPQEKLFEAIQNITGSPINQKNFQTWKASYQAASRELQRIYEKTEVAKPS, encoded by the exons TCTTTACAGAATAAGGGCCTTTGGGTGCTAAAAGACAATGGTCCTCTAACTGATGGAGAGATGGGCGGCGAGACTTCGTTGAGGATTGAACAGAAGCGTGCTCATCAATTTTTTATGGATGCTTCTGAAGGGGAGTTATTCTCCAATAAGAAACAAGCTCTGCAGTCTGTCAGCGATAAACCAATTTCAACACCTGCAAGTCTGAACTTTTCCTTCTGGGGTAATGCATTTAATTCTCAGTCTGCCCCACTTCATTCTAGTGATCGATCACGTGCACCTGAGCCTCTAGGCACATTCAGCTTTGGCGATACAAACGTCTTCTCTTCAGGCAATGAAAATGTGACAACAGAAAGAAACCGTTTCATGAATcttcttcaaaataattcaacTGTGAGTTTATCAATGTCTTATGCTGGGGAAGATCCTGTTTATCAGAATGCTGGAACTAGAGAAGCCAGGGTCAATCTTGCAAATGAATATACAAGTGGTTATCCTTTTTCTTTGCGGAACTCTTCAAATATTGGAGAAGATAGCATAAATGCTACAGCTGTAGGACTAACATATAGTGCTGGAATTGGAAATGTCATTTCAATGGGGCACGACTTCGCAGAGGGCGAACAAACCGCCACTCCTATAGGCAATACAGTCAACAAGGTGAATGGAAATCGCATGCTAATGGGTCATCAGTACGGCAGGGGTGACTGCAGTCTGTATCTTATGGATCAATCATTTGACAAAGGAAACGGCTATTACAGAACAGCAAATCAGCCATTCATGGAAAATGGAAATTTCACACCAATACCATCTTATGGCAAGGTGCATGAGAATTTCATTTCTATGTTCCCTTCTTATAGTAAAGCTAATGAAAACTTCATGCCTGTGGGTCTGACTGGTAATGCAGAGATTGGTGTTGCCTTTAGGTGCCCAACTCCTGATAAAGTGGTAGAAGCTGTCATATCAACTGGTACTTGCAGCAAAGAAAATTCAAGCTTCATATCAATGAGTAAGGGTGAAAGAGCCACCATATCTTTTGGGGAGATTCAGCAAGAGCATGGAGGAAATAATCCTTCTGACAAGGTCATCAGCAGCTATGATATGTTGATAAGTGAATCCTCTCTTGAAGCTTCAGAATCACTGACAGAGAGAAGTACAGTGGAGCACTCTGCAGATCAAATTGAGATTGTTGCTCCAGAAACTACTGTCAGAACAGAAAACATGTCCAAGCAGAAGGCGCAGAAGACACCTAAGAGTTCCCCGAACAATTTCCCATCCAATGTTAAAAGTCTATTGTCAACTGGTATGCTTGATGGAGTGCCGGTGAAGTATGTCTCGTGGTCAAGAGAG AAAACTGTTCGAGGAATTATTAAAGGGACTGGTTACTTGTGTGGCTGCAATGACTGCAAGCTGTCCAAG AATCTAAATGCTTTTGAATTTGAGCGTCATGCTGCTTGCAAGACCAAACATCCTAACAATCATATTTACTTCGAGAATGGGAAGACAATTTATGCCGTGGTCCAGGAGTTAAAGAATACCCCTCAGGAAAAGCTGTTTGAAGCAATTCAAAATATCACTGGTTCTCCTATCAACCAGAAAAATTTCCAAACTTGGAAAG CTTCCTATCAAGCTGCTAGTCGTGAGCTTCAGCGTATCTATGAAAAAACTGAAGTGGCAAAACCATCTTGA